In a single window of the Papaver somniferum cultivar HN1 chromosome 8, ASM357369v1, whole genome shotgun sequence genome:
- the LOC113303259 gene encoding uncharacterized protein LOC113303259: MVLCELEFVIKRVKIPTIPDGSVRDLFLITVTRIAGLREHSKHVEKLIKDLGVFTTVYLSGEDAYLYDMDPEELDQLARDHISEMELFRVSYNNNKRWNLGSLYGLEKRT, translated from the exons ATGGTTTTATGTGAGCTTGAGTTTGTTATAAAGAGAGTGAAGATACCAACCATTCCGGATGGGAGCGTGAGGGATTTGTTTCTAATAACGGTTACAAG GATAGCTGGGCTAAGAGAACATTCCAAACATGTTGAGAAGCTTATAAAAGATCTTGGAGTCTTCACAACAGTTTATCTTTCTGGTGAAGATGCATACCTTTATGATATGGACCCTGAGGAATTGGATCAACTTGCTCGCGACCATATCAGCG AAATGGAGCTCTTTCGAGTTTCGTACAACAACaataaacgatggaatttggggAGTTTGTATGGCTTGGAAAAAAGGACTTAG